In Rhodoferax koreense, a genomic segment contains:
- the accC gene encoding acetyl-CoA carboxylase biotin carboxylase subunit produces the protein MFDTVLIANRGEIALRIQRACRGLGLRTVAVYSEADREATYVAQADQALCIGPAAPTQSYLNQAAVLYAAKVSGAQAIHPGYGFLSENAGFAARVEAAGLHFIGPTSECIRTMGDKVAAKRAMRAAGVPCVPGPDGSLPEDHDAILGIARDIGYPVMVKAAGGGGGRGMRIVQAEAELLDAMALTREEARRAFGNPEVYIEKFLGHPRHVEIQVLCDRHGHALWLGSRDCSLQRRHQKVLEEAPAPGIDPVLLAKVGARCAEACRQIGYVGVGTFEFLFEDGEFFFIEMNTRLQVEHTVTEMTTGIDIVQQQIRMARGEPLALTQDQVGCFGHALECRINAENPETFAPAPGRITAWQPPGGFGVRVDSHVHAGYRVPPYYDSMIAKLIVHGSSREDALARMRLALAEMHVEGIATNVPLHRAIVEDAGFQQGGVDIHHLERWLQQRASAHTAKAERA, from the coding sequence ATGTTCGACACCGTCCTCATTGCCAACCGCGGCGAGATCGCCTTGCGCATCCAGCGCGCCTGCCGCGGCCTCGGCCTGCGCACCGTCGCGGTGTATTCCGAGGCCGACCGCGAGGCGACCTACGTCGCGCAGGCCGACCAGGCCCTGTGCATCGGCCCGGCCGCGCCCACGCAAAGCTACCTGAACCAGGCCGCCGTGCTCTACGCCGCCAAAGTCAGCGGCGCGCAGGCCATCCATCCGGGCTACGGCTTCCTGTCGGAGAACGCCGGCTTCGCCGCACGCGTGGAAGCCGCGGGCCTGCACTTCATCGGACCGACGTCGGAATGCATACGCACCATGGGCGACAAGGTGGCGGCCAAGCGGGCGATGCGCGCCGCGGGCGTGCCCTGCGTGCCCGGCCCCGACGGCTCGCTGCCCGAAGACCACGACGCGATCCTCGGCATCGCGCGCGACATCGGCTACCCGGTGATGGTCAAGGCGGCCGGCGGCGGCGGCGGGCGCGGCATGCGCATCGTGCAGGCCGAAGCCGAGCTGCTCGACGCGATGGCACTGACGCGCGAGGAAGCGCGCCGCGCTTTCGGCAACCCCGAGGTCTATATCGAGAAGTTCCTCGGCCATCCGCGCCACGTGGAGATCCAGGTGCTGTGCGACCGCCACGGCCATGCACTGTGGCTCGGCAGCCGCGACTGCTCGCTGCAACGGCGCCACCAGAAGGTGCTGGAAGAAGCACCCGCACCAGGCATCGACCCGGTGCTGCTGGCCAAGGTGGGCGCGCGTTGCGCCGAGGCCTGCCGGCAGATCGGCTACGTGGGCGTGGGCACCTTCGAGTTCCTCTTCGAAGACGGCGAATTCTTCTTCATCGAGATGAACACCCGACTGCAGGTCGAACACACGGTGACCGAGATGACCACCGGCATCGACATCGTGCAGCAGCAGATCCGCATGGCGCGCGGTGAACCCCTCGCGCTCACGCAGGACCAGGTCGGCTGTTTCGGCCATGCGCTCGAATGCCGCATCAACGCAGAGAATCCCGAGACCTTCGCGCCCGCGCCGGGCCGCATCACGGCCTGGCAGCCGCCCGGCGGCTTCGGGGTGCGTGTCGATTCACACGTGCACGCCGGCTACCGCGTGCCACCCTACTACGACTCGATGATCGCCAAGCTCATCGTGCACGGCAGCTCGCGCGAGGACGCGCTGGCCCGCATGCGCCTGGCCCTGGCCGAGATGCATGTGGAGGGCATCGCCACCAACGTGCCGCTGCACCGCGCGATCGTCGAGGACGCCGGCTTCCAGCAGGGCGGCGTGGACATCCACCACCTCGAACGCTGGCTGCAACAACGCGCCAGTGCACACACCGCCAAAGCGGAGCGCGCATGA
- the accB gene encoding acetyl-CoA carboxylase biotin carboxyl carrier protein: protein MNLTEIKALIDTMAASDLSEMELTQGDTQLRLVRRKATPASAAQAACSAPAVRPAMPSTPRAARQAEASASPASAEITAPLYGVVHWKPSPDAAPFVATGQSIKAGQVVCVVEAMKVFNEVRAEADATVLALLVEPGAEVEAGQPLLRLG from the coding sequence ATGAATCTGACCGAGATCAAGGCGCTGATCGACACGATGGCCGCGTCGGACCTGAGCGAGATGGAACTCACGCAGGGCGACACCCAATTGCGTCTGGTGCGGCGCAAGGCAACGCCCGCGAGCGCTGCGCAAGCCGCCTGCTCCGCACCGGCCGTCCGCCCGGCCATGCCATCCACGCCGCGCGCAGCGCGCCAGGCTGAGGCCAGTGCATCACCGGCCAGCGCAGAGATCACCGCCCCGCTGTACGGCGTGGTGCACTGGAAACCGTCGCCCGACGCCGCCCCTTTCGTGGCGACGGGCCAATCCATCAAGGCCGGCCAGGTCGTGTGTGTGGTCGAGGCCATGAAGGTCTTCAACGAGGTACGCGCCGAGGCCGACGCCACCGTGCTGGCCCTGCTCGTGGAACCGGGCGCCGAGGTCGAAGCCGGTCAACCGCTGTTGCGCCTGGGTTGA
- the nac gene encoding nitrogen assimilation transcriptional regulator NAC translates to MNLRRLKYFVKIVDIGSLTQAAQVLFIAQPALSQQLATLEAEVGQQLLVRTQRGVTPTEAGKALYRHAQIILRQCDQAMSDMAAASQGLSGQVSVGMAPGTAATTLALPLLRRVRARHPGVLLYLNENYGTTLSELIMNGRMDLAVLYGDKAIHGLKFLPLVKEELYLVGPDSEPRPGENIRLEDLRDVQLLLPRPYNIVRKLVNEAFVRAGMTPRVVAEVESAITLTAAIADGLGSTILPASMARGFVASGHAWQSRIVEPVIEAPLALCQSDHLPLSEPAQAVREILLELVDDLLVGGGTGLSVADAPVLLTTP, encoded by the coding sequence ATGAACCTGCGTCGCCTCAAATATTTCGTGAAGATCGTGGACATCGGCAGCCTCACGCAGGCCGCCCAGGTGCTGTTCATCGCCCAGCCGGCGCTGAGCCAGCAGTTGGCCACGCTCGAGGCCGAAGTCGGCCAGCAGTTGCTGGTGCGCACGCAGCGCGGCGTCACGCCCACCGAGGCCGGCAAGGCGCTGTACCGCCATGCGCAGATCATCCTGCGCCAATGCGACCAGGCCATGAGCGACATGGCAGCCGCCAGCCAAGGCCTTTCGGGCCAGGTGTCGGTCGGCATGGCGCCGGGCACCGCGGCCACCACGCTGGCGCTGCCACTGCTGCGCCGCGTGCGCGCCCGCCATCCCGGCGTGCTGCTCTACCTCAACGAGAACTACGGCACCACGCTGAGCGAACTCATCATGAACGGGCGCATGGACCTGGCCGTGCTCTATGGCGACAAGGCCATCCACGGCCTGAAGTTCCTGCCGCTGGTGAAGGAGGAGCTGTACCTGGTCGGCCCGGACAGCGAGCCGAGGCCCGGCGAGAACATCCGCCTGGAGGACCTGCGCGACGTGCAACTCCTGCTGCCGCGGCCCTACAACATCGTGCGCAAGCTCGTGAACGAAGCCTTCGTTCGCGCGGGCATGACGCCGCGCGTGGTGGCCGAGGTGGAATCGGCCATCACGCTCACCGCGGCCATCGCCGACGGCCTGGGCTCGACCATCCTGCCGGCCTCGATGGCGCGCGGCTTCGTGGCCTCGGGCCACGCCTGGCAAAGCCGCATCGTCGAGCCGGTGATCGAGGCGCCGCTGGCGCTGTGCCAGTCGGACCACCTGCCGCTGTCAGAGCCGGCACAGGCGGTGCGCGAGATCCTGCTCGAACTCGTCGACGACCTGCTCGTCGGCGGCGGAACGGGCCTGTCGGTCGCCGATGCCCCGGTCCTGCTCACCACCCCATAA
- a CDS encoding aspartate transaminase: protein MSRSPADSRIAARVRRIKPSPSSAAADRANELRRQGRDIVNLVVGEPDFDTPAHIRQAACAAIERGETRYTMSAGTPALRQAICDKLLRENGLAYKPNEVVVTCGAKHAIFNALSATLEPGDEVIIPAPYWVSYPDMVLACDGTPVVVACDEDDGFRLTAAVLQAAITPRTRWLLLNSPTNPTGAAYSAADLRALADVLLRHPQVLLMTDDIYEHIRFDGEALPHIVAIAPQLRERSVVINGVSKTYAMTGWRIGYAAGPADLIGAMETLQSQSTSNACTISQAAALAALQGDHSFLKGFVAVYRERRDRALAMINDIPGLSCRTPGGAFYLFVNCSGLIGRTTPAGQRLDTDVDVILYLLDAEGVAMIPGSSYGVAPYFRMSIATAVETIEEGCKRIGRAVAALAG, encoded by the coding sequence GTGTCCCGTTCCCCCGCCGACTCCCGCATCGCAGCCCGCGTGCGCCGCATCAAGCCGTCTCCCAGCAGCGCCGCGGCCGACCGCGCCAACGAACTGCGCCGCCAGGGCCGCGACATCGTCAACCTCGTGGTCGGCGAGCCGGATTTCGACACGCCGGCACACATCCGCCAGGCTGCCTGCGCCGCCATCGAGCGCGGCGAGACGCGCTACACCATGTCGGCCGGCACACCCGCGTTGCGCCAGGCCATCTGCGACAAGCTGCTGCGCGAGAACGGGCTGGCCTACAAGCCGAACGAAGTGGTGGTGACCTGCGGCGCGAAGCATGCGATCTTCAACGCCCTGTCGGCCACGCTGGAGCCGGGCGACGAGGTGATCATTCCCGCGCCTTACTGGGTGTCGTACCCGGACATGGTCCTGGCCTGCGACGGCACGCCGGTGGTGGTGGCCTGCGATGAAGACGACGGCTTCCGCCTCACCGCCGCCGTGCTGCAGGCGGCCATCACGCCCAGGACCCGCTGGCTGCTGCTGAATTCGCCGACCAACCCGACCGGCGCGGCCTACAGCGCCGCCGACCTGCGTGCCCTGGCCGACGTGCTGCTGCGCCATCCGCAGGTGCTGCTGATGACGGACGACATCTACGAACACATCCGCTTCGACGGCGAAGCGCTGCCGCACATCGTGGCGATCGCGCCGCAGTTGCGGGAGCGCTCGGTGGTGATCAACGGCGTCTCCAAGACCTACGCCATGACCGGCTGGCGCATCGGCTACGCGGCCGGTCCGGCCGACCTGATCGGCGCCATGGAGACACTGCAGTCGCAGTCCACCAGCAATGCCTGCACCATCAGCCAGGCCGCCGCGCTGGCCGCGCTGCAGGGCGATCACAGCTTCCTGAAGGGCTTCGTGGCCGTCTACCGCGAGCGCCGCGACCGCGCGCTGGCCATGATCAACGACATCCCCGGCCTGAGTTGCCGCACGCCCGGCGGCGCGTTCTACCTGTTCGTGAATTGCAGCGGCCTGATCGGCAGGACCACGCCGGCAGGCCAGCGGCTCGACACCGATGTGGATGTGATCCTGTACCTGCTGGACGCCGAAGGCGTGGCGATGATCCCGGGTTCGTCCTACGGCGTCGCGCCTTACTTCCGCATGTCGATCGCAACGGCCGTCGAGACCATCGAAGAAGGCTGCAAGCGCATCGGGCGCGCCGTCGCGGCGCTGGCGGGCTGA
- a CDS encoding LacI family DNA-binding transcriptional regulator, producing MGSFVRSRASGRITLNEVALAAGVSPITASRALRGERRVASELVAQVRAAAERLGYVPDPAARALASSRSSNVAVLIPLLTNTLFVDLLESVHNTLAQAGFQTLIGVTHYDPGQEESLLRSYMAHRPAGLLVSGFDRTPGSRQLIAQSGIPCVHLMEIGQDPDVYAVGLDQQAAGRTMTEHLIARGRRRIAFVAAQMDTRMLQRLAGYREALQAAGLYDDKLENLHGERSSIALGRYLFEETLGRHPDVDAMFFCNDDLAQGGLLAALRLGVAVPGRVAVGGFNDLAGSAQMLPPLTTIRTARGEIGTRAATMLLRLMRGESVDQPCENLGYELVVRGST from the coding sequence ATGGGTTCTTTCGTTCGAAGTCGGGCCAGTGGCCGCATCACGCTCAATGAAGTGGCACTGGCCGCAGGCGTCAGCCCGATCACGGCCTCGCGCGCCTTGCGCGGCGAGCGCCGCGTGGCCAGCGAGCTGGTGGCGCAGGTGCGGGCCGCGGCGGAGCGGCTGGGCTATGTGCCAGACCCGGCCGCACGCGCGCTGGCGTCCAGCCGCAGTTCCAACGTGGCGGTGCTGATTCCGCTGCTCACCAACACCCTTTTTGTCGACCTGCTGGAATCCGTGCACAACACGCTCGCACAGGCCGGCTTCCAGACCCTGATCGGCGTGACCCACTACGACCCCGGCCAGGAGGAAAGCCTGCTGCGCAGCTACATGGCGCACCGGCCGGCCGGCTTGCTGGTCAGCGGCTTCGACCGCACGCCGGGCAGCCGGCAACTCATCGCCCAGAGCGGCATCCCCTGTGTCCACCTGATGGAGATCGGCCAGGATCCGGACGTCTACGCCGTCGGGCTGGACCAGCAGGCCGCCGGCCGGACCATGACCGAACACCTGATCGCGCGCGGCCGCAGGCGCATCGCCTTCGTGGCGGCGCAGATGGACACGCGCATGTTGCAGCGCCTGGCCGGCTACCGCGAGGCGCTGCAGGCCGCGGGCCTGTACGACGACAAGCTGGAAAACCTGCACGGCGAGCGCTCGTCGATCGCCCTGGGACGCTACCTGTTCGAGGAAACGCTGGGCCGACATCCGGACGTGGACGCCATGTTCTTCTGCAACGACGACCTGGCGCAAGGCGGCCTGCTGGCGGCGCTGCGCCTGGGCGTGGCCGTGCCGGGCCGGGTCGCGGTGGGTGGCTTCAACGACCTGGCCGGGAGTGCGCAGATGCTGCCGCCGCTCACCACGATCCGCACCGCGCGCGGCGAGATCGGCACACGCGCGGCCACCATGCTGCTGCGGCTGATGCGCGGCGAATCCGTGGACCAGCCCTGCGAGAACCTCGGCTACGAATTGGTCGTGCGCGGGAGTACTTGA
- a CDS encoding Bug family tripartite tricarboxylate transporter substrate binding protein, translating into MPLPTNRRRFLGTTASLACAGLGGLRGAQAAEAYPAQMITYFVPYAAGGLSDQVARMLGDGVMRATGKNMLVDYKLGAGGSISVDTLLRAPADGYTVLGATNGFFGVIPFINKVKYDPLADLVPAALLGDAFLPLVVSPRVPVKSFAELVTYAKAHPGKLNFGSGGIGSGNHLSGEYLKRRLGIDIVHVPYKGGTAALQAALAGDIDMIFGPESADSVLAGKLKAVAVMGTQRWSKLPDVPTSEELGLKNWELRSWHTVVVSSKTPPDVVAQINGLVNRIMSAPEMAARLRAAGLEPSPLSVAALADRARADHKAFGQLIRDLGITAT; encoded by the coding sequence ATGCCTCTTCCAACCAACCGACGCCGCTTTCTCGGCACCACGGCCTCGCTGGCCTGTGCCGGCCTCGGCGGCCTGCGCGGCGCCCAGGCCGCCGAGGCTTATCCTGCGCAGATGATCACCTACTTCGTGCCCTATGCCGCGGGTGGCCTCAGCGACCAGGTGGCGCGCATGCTCGGCGACGGCGTGATGCGCGCGACGGGCAAGAACATGCTGGTCGACTACAAGCTCGGCGCGGGTGGCTCGATCTCGGTCGACACGCTGCTGCGCGCGCCGGCCGACGGCTACACCGTGCTGGGAGCGACCAACGGCTTCTTCGGCGTCATTCCGTTCATCAACAAGGTCAAGTACGACCCGCTGGCCGATCTGGTGCCTGCGGCGCTGCTCGGCGATGCGTTCTTGCCGCTGGTGGTCAGTCCCAGGGTGCCGGTCAAGTCCTTCGCCGAACTCGTCACCTACGCCAAGGCGCATCCCGGCAAGCTCAACTTCGGCTCGGGCGGCATCGGCTCGGGCAACCACCTCTCGGGTGAATACCTGAAGCGGCGCCTGGGCATCGACATCGTGCACGTCCCCTACAAGGGCGGCACGGCGGCGTTGCAGGCGGCATTGGCCGGCGACATCGACATGATCTTCGGCCCCGAAAGCGCCGACAGCGTGCTCGCGGGCAAGCTCAAGGCCGTGGCGGTGATGGGCACCCAGCGCTGGAGCAAGTTGCCCGACGTGCCCACCTCCGAGGAACTGGGGCTGAAGAACTGGGAGCTGCGCAGCTGGCATACGGTGGTCGTCTCCTCGAAGACACCGCCGGACGTCGTGGCGCAGATCAACGGCCTGGTGAACCGGATCATGTCCGCCCCGGAGATGGCCGCCAGGCTGCGTGCCGCGGGTCTGGAGCCATCGCCGTTGAGCGTGGCCGCCCTGGCCGACCGCGCGCGGGCCGACCACAAGGCCTTCGGCCAGCTGATTCGCGACCTTGGCATCACCGCGACCTGA